ATCACCGCGTACGCGGTGGCCGCCGCGGCGATCAGGCCGGTGATCGCGACGAGCCCGATGGCGGCCCCCTTGTCGGGGAACACCGCGGCGAGGCTCCTGCGCATCTGGCGGCCGGGCCCCTCGACACCGGGCCCCGCGCAGACGATCCACAACGCGACCGCGACACCCCAGCTCAGACAGGTGCCGACCGGCACGTGACGCACCAGGAAGGCGAGCACCAGCGTGACCGGCACGGCGAGGATGAGAGCGTACGGCACCAGCGCGATCGTGACGCCGATCGACTTGACCAGCGGACCCGGCGACAGGCCGCGCAGCAAGCCGGGACGGCCGTCGGAGGCGTACGCGATGTCCGCGCCGCGCAGCAGCACGGCGACCGGCAGGATCACCAGCGCGGCCACCACCGGCGCCACGACCGCCGCGCCGACCACGATGAGCAGCGCGAGCAGTGCCGCCGCGGCGTACAGGGCCGAGGTCTCCGGCAGGCCGGCGCGGGCCGGTTCGCGGCCGGTGAGCGCGGCGGCCTGGTCGGGAGGCAGGTGCACGGTCGGCGAGTGGCCCTGGCTCCGCGGGATGCCGGGGTGGCGGATGTGGGGGGTGCGCTCGAACACCTCCGACGGCTGCTCGAACAGCGCCTGGTGGTAGGCGCCGGGAGGCTGGCCGCCTTGTCCGTACGGCGAGGCCTGCCGGCCGTGCGGGACGTGCTGCGCGTTCTGGCCCGGCTGGACGGGGTGGCCGTACTGTCCGGGATGCGCGTTCTGGCCGGGGTGTGCGTTCTGACCCGGGAAGGCGCCGGGGTGTGCGTTCTGGCCGGGCTGGCCGGAGCGGTGCGCGTCGCGATCGAGGGTGCCGAGTTCCTCGGGCCGGACGCGGCGGGTCGGCACCTCACCCTGGTCGGGAGCGGGCTTGGGGGCTCCCTGCCAGGAGGAGCCGGTGGCGGGTGGCGCGAACCGTGTCGGCACCTCGCCTTCCGGCGTGCGGGCCTGCTCACGGGGGTTCGCGCCGGTTCCCGGCAGACCGGCCTGGCGCAGTTCCTCGCCGGTCACCCGCACGGTCGGCCAGGGGTCACCGGGGCCGGGACCCTGCGGCGCCTCGCTGAGCAGCGACACGTACTCGTCGGCCCCGGCGGCGGGCCCCGCGACCGGGACGCCGGCGCCGGGGGTGCCGGCGGGCTGACCGGTACGGCCGGGGGCCGTCGGGCCCTGCTGCGGGCTGGAGGACGGGCCGGTGGCGGGGGCCTTGCGTGCCGGGTTGGTGGCCTCAGGCGCCTTACCCGAAAGGCCCGACATGTCTGGCATGGTGCGTATGTCGTCAGGGATGCGCGCGCGGCCCGGCCCCGTCGGAGGCATGAGCTGGGTCAGCCGCGCGGCCAGCTCGGCGGCGCTCGGCCGCTTGGCCGGATCGCGCTGGAAGGCGCCACGCAGCAGCGGCCGCAGGATCTCCGGAGCCGCGTCGATGTTCGCACGGCCCGCGGTGATGTTGTAGAACACCATCTCCAGCGTGCCCTTGCCGAACGGCGGCTGGCCGGTCGCGGCGTACAGCAGAGTGCCGGCCCACGCGTGCACGTCGACCTCGGGCCCCGCCTCGTGGCCCTCGATGATCTCAGGCGCGAGGTAGCCGGGGGTGCCGATGAACATGCCGGTCTGCGTGAGCCGCGTGGCGTCCACCGCCTGCGCGATGCCGAAGTCGATCAGCACGGGCTCGCCGTCCAGCAGCAGGACGTTACCCGGCTTGAGGTCGCGGTGGATCACCCCGGCGGCGTGCACCGCGGCGAGCGCGTCCGCGACGCCGTGCGCGAGCCGCAGCAACGCG
The window above is part of the Sphaerisporangium rubeum genome. Proteins encoded here:
- a CDS encoding serine/threonine-protein kinase is translated as MNQDDRLGPYRLLRRLGAGGMGVVHLALDSHGRQVAVKVLRAEVAGDDVARRRLSREVETMRRVRNKYIAEVLDADVTGSRPYIVTRYVPGKPLDEAVKQDGPLPVDALLRLAHGVADALAAVHAAGVIHRDLKPGNVLLLDGEPVLIDFGIAQAVDATRLTQTGMFIGTPGYLAPEIIEGHEAGPEVDVHAWAGTLLYAATGQPPFGKGTLEMVFYNITAGRANIDAAPEILRPLLRGAFQRDPAKRPSAAELAARLTQLMPPTGPGRARIPDDIRTMPDMSGLSGKAPEATNPARKAPATGPSSSPQQGPTAPGRTGQPAGTPGAGVPVAGPAAGADEYVSLLSEAPQGPGPGDPWPTVRVTGEELRQAGLPGTGANPREQARTPEGEVPTRFAPPATGSSWQGAPKPAPDQGEVPTRRVRPEELGTLDRDAHRSGQPGQNAHPGAFPGQNAHPGQNAHPGQYGHPVQPGQNAQHVPHGRQASPYGQGGQPPGAYHQALFEQPSEVFERTPHIRHPGIPRSQGHSPTVHLPPDQAAALTGREPARAGLPETSALYAAAALLALLIVVGAAVVAPVVAALVILPVAVLLRGADIAYASDGRPGLLRGLSPGPLVKSIGVTIALVPYALILAVPVTLVLAFLVRHVPVGTCLSWGVAVALWIVCAGPGVEGPGRQMRRSLAAVFPDKGAAIGLVAITGLIAAAATAYAVMTLITPTGDAIWTPVDIDHWLQQLNNLRKKAG